The Sphingobacterium bambusae genome includes a window with the following:
- a CDS encoding NADP-dependent malic enzyme: protein MSSNRKKDALDYHAMGRPGKIAVVPTKPHNSQRDLSLAYSPGVAEPCLAIAENPEDAYKYTSKGNLVAVISNGTAVLGLGDIGAQAGKPVMEGKGLLFKIFADIDVFDIELDTKNVDEFVNIVKALEPTFGGVNLEDIKAPECFEIERRLKEEMNIPVMHDDQHGTAIISGAALINACELIGKDISDIKIVVNGAGAAAISCTGMYISVGAKKENIIMLDSKGVIRSDRENLDKSKAEFATDRDIYTLADAVAGSDVFIGLSAADVLTPAMLLTMNPRPIVLAMANPNPEIAYDLALETRDDVIMGTGRSDYPNQVNNVLGFPYIFRGALDVRATGINEDMKIAAVKALAALAKQPVPEEVNQAYETSNLKFGPDYIIPKPTDPRLITEVSVAVAKAAIDSGVARKEITDWDKYRDELRKRLGKDDGIMRNLTTKAKQNPKRVVFAEADSYKTLRAAQIVKEEKIAFPILLGNREKIESLISEYDFDLREVEILDPKEEIDSERFKKFTQHLYKRRQRRGISESDASKLMTNRNYFAASMVQFGEADTLISGLTRNYGATIKPALQVIGAKPGSRVAGMYMMLTAKGPIFFGDTTVNEDPNAEELAEITLLLENAIKRFNIKPRIALLSYSNFGSNDGRIATKVRETAKILREKHPEVIVDGDIQANFALNSELLKANFPFSTLNGEAANTLVFPNLESGNIAYKLLQEVGNAEAVGPILLGMNKPVHVLQLDSSVREIVNMVTIAVVDVQEHEKSVN, encoded by the coding sequence ATGAGTAGCAACAGAAAAAAAGACGCGTTGGATTACCATGCAATGGGAAGGCCCGGAAAAATTGCTGTCGTACCAACGAAACCACACAATTCGCAGAGAGATCTATCCTTGGCCTATTCACCGGGCGTTGCCGAGCCTTGTTTGGCTATCGCGGAGAATCCCGAGGATGCCTATAAATACACGTCCAAAGGAAATTTGGTAGCGGTTATCAGCAACGGTACTGCTGTATTAGGCTTGGGCGATATCGGTGCGCAAGCGGGTAAACCGGTGATGGAAGGTAAGGGTCTTTTATTCAAAATTTTCGCCGACATTGATGTATTCGACATCGAGTTGGACACCAAAAATGTCGATGAATTTGTCAATATCGTAAAAGCGCTGGAACCTACTTTCGGAGGTGTCAACCTGGAAGATATCAAGGCGCCCGAGTGTTTCGAAATCGAACGTCGTTTGAAAGAGGAAATGAATATTCCGGTTATGCACGACGACCAACACGGGACAGCTATTATCTCCGGAGCAGCCCTTATCAATGCCTGCGAGCTTATAGGTAAAGATATTAGCGACATCAAGATTGTGGTCAACGGAGCTGGTGCCGCGGCAATTTCCTGCACGGGCATGTATATCTCGGTTGGTGCGAAAAAAGAAAATATCATCATGCTTGATAGCAAAGGTGTGATCCGTAGTGACCGCGAGAACCTGGATAAAAGCAAAGCAGAATTTGCGACGGATCGTGATATCTACACGCTAGCCGATGCTGTTGCCGGTTCTGATGTATTTATCGGTCTTTCTGCAGCAGATGTGCTTACCCCAGCGATGCTCTTAACGATGAACCCGCGTCCTATCGTGTTAGCAATGGCCAACCCGAATCCGGAGATAGCCTATGATCTAGCTTTGGAAACTCGCGACGATGTTATCATGGGTACCGGTCGCTCCGACTATCCAAATCAGGTGAACAACGTTCTAGGCTTTCCGTACATCTTCCGTGGTGCCTTAGATGTACGCGCTACAGGAATCAACGAAGACATGAAAATTGCTGCTGTCAAAGCATTGGCCGCGCTAGCAAAACAACCGGTGCCCGAAGAGGTAAATCAGGCTTACGAAACCAGCAACCTCAAGTTCGGCCCTGATTACATCATTCCAAAGCCAACCGACCCACGTTTGATCACCGAAGTGTCTGTTGCGGTAGCAAAGGCAGCTATTGATTCGGGTGTAGCTAGAAAAGAAATCACCGATTGGGATAAATATAGAGACGAGTTGCGCAAGCGTTTAGGCAAAGACGATGGCATTATGCGTAACCTGACGACCAAAGCAAAGCAAAACCCGAAAAGAGTCGTATTCGCCGAGGCGGACAGCTACAAGACCCTTCGTGCAGCACAGATCGTAAAGGAAGAGAAAATAGCTTTCCCTATTCTTTTAGGTAACCGTGAGAAAATCGAAAGCCTCATTAGCGAGTATGATTTCGATCTTCGTGAGGTAGAGATTTTGGATCCGAAAGAGGAAATTGACTCGGAACGTTTCAAAAAATTTACCCAACATCTTTACAAAAGAAGACAGCGCCGCGGCATCTCGGAAAGTGACGCCAGTAAGTTGATGACTAACAGAAACTACTTCGCTGCATCCATGGTGCAATTTGGCGAAGCAGACACCCTTATCTCGGGCTTGACACGGAATTATGGTGCGACGATAAAACCTGCACTGCAGGTCATCGGTGCTAAACCGGGCAGCCGTGTAGCAGGTATGTATATGATGCTTACAGCAAAAGGACCTATTTTCTTTGGCGACACCACCGTTAATGAGGATCCCAATGCAGAAGAATTGGCGGAGATCACCTTGTTACTCGAAAATGCGATCAAACGCTTCAATATCAAGCCGCGCATCGCATTGTTGTCCTACTCCAACTTCGGCTCGAACGACGGCCGTATAGCTACTAAAGTTCGCGAAACAGCGAAAATCCTTCGGGAGAAGCATCCTGAAGTGATCGTCGACGGCGATATCCAAGCCAATTTTGCATTGAATAGTGAGCTATTGAAAGCCAATTTCCCGTTCAGCACATTAAATGGCGAAGCGGCGAATACGTTGGTATTCCCCAATTTGGAATCCGGTAATATCGCCTATAAGCTTTTGCAAGAAGTAGGCAATGCCGAAGCAGTTGGCCCCATCCTTTTAGGGATGAACAAACCCGTGCACGTTTTACAACTCGATAGCTCCGTTCGTGAAATCGTTAACATGGTAACCATTGCCGTAGTAGACGTACAGGAACATGAGAAGAGTGTTAACTAG
- a CDS encoding TonB-dependent receptor: MKQNSTFFIILCMLLCFSQSIAQQTAQTFTARVLANGQAVAAATVHIDDLAVHSNDNGIFTFQAIAGSTVNIEISAIGTKRLKQKFTIPQQTGDPIIFILDNNENQIEEVMVLGRTKVQEVNKQAYNVTALDATKLHNTTLDLGHALDRISGVRVRESGGVGSDMNLTLNGYTGKQIKIFIDGIPMEGFGSSFQINNIPINLAERVEVYRGVVPVWLGADAMGGAINIITGSSKRNFVDVSYSYGSFNTHRTTLNTGYTTKSGFTFLLNAYQNYSDNDYRFTIADYGPRGEDMQFNRFHDTYHNETVILQAGVVDKKFADQLLVGINLGKNYKEVQTGARVEAVFGSWYRKGDIVMPSLKYRKRDLFTKGLTASINANLNLGHEQNIDTVNVRYEWYGVPIYRSGVGSENSRTLYRFSNNIGVANAMFSYDINEHHSLVLNNVYSTFNRRGSDELYPENEAYERPRKSSKNVTGIDYRYNHNGKWSVTAFFKNYFQNLQFASSYNPSGNWGDVAYVNNQTNYNKIGYGAAGTYFLSSNLQVKGSYENAKRLPEADEVFGDEIVRSSNLELKPETSYNYNLGTSYIFSIQRDHQFAIDAGLFYRDSKDFIREKLAPNEVKTVLENRASVTNLGMDTEIRYSYKRIFTAGANLSYHNLRNNTKYEGENSNVSPTYRDRIPNNPYLYGNADATLFLHDVGRKNNNLSIGYNLLYVGKVYLFWPSQGTASTKRNIPKQLIHDINVVYTLANGKYNVGVECKNLTDALAYDNFSLPKPSRGVFVKLRYFLSSH, from the coding sequence ATGAAACAAAATAGTACTTTTTTTATAATTCTTTGCATGCTGCTCTGTTTTTCCCAATCCATAGCACAGCAAACAGCCCAAACCTTTACAGCGCGCGTCCTAGCGAACGGACAAGCTGTAGCAGCGGCCACAGTACACATCGATGACCTCGCTGTACACAGCAACGACAACGGCATATTTACCTTTCAGGCTATTGCCGGATCCACCGTTAATATAGAGATATCAGCTATCGGAACCAAACGATTAAAACAAAAGTTCACCATTCCCCAACAAACCGGCGATCCGATAATTTTCATACTGGACAACAATGAAAACCAGATTGAGGAAGTCATGGTGCTTGGTAGAACCAAAGTGCAAGAAGTCAACAAACAAGCCTACAATGTTACCGCGCTAGATGCCACCAAATTACACAACACTACGTTGGATCTAGGCCATGCGCTAGACAGGATTTCCGGCGTACGTGTTCGGGAAAGTGGTGGTGTGGGATCTGACATGAACCTCACCTTAAATGGTTACACCGGCAAACAAATTAAGATATTTATCGACGGTATTCCCATGGAAGGCTTCGGGTCGTCCTTCCAGATCAACAATATTCCAATAAACTTGGCTGAACGTGTGGAGGTATATCGGGGCGTAGTGCCCGTGTGGCTAGGAGCGGATGCTATGGGAGGTGCAATTAATATCATTACCGGTAGTTCCAAGAGAAACTTCGTCGATGTATCCTATTCGTACGGATCCTTTAATACACATCGCACCACGCTCAATACGGGGTATACGACAAAGTCAGGTTTCACATTTCTGTTAAACGCTTACCAAAATTATTCTGACAACGACTACAGATTTACCATTGCGGACTACGGCCCGCGCGGAGAGGATATGCAATTTAATCGCTTTCACGACACCTACCACAACGAAACTGTTATTTTACAGGCAGGTGTGGTCGATAAAAAATTTGCAGACCAACTTTTAGTGGGAATCAACTTAGGCAAAAACTACAAAGAAGTGCAGACTGGTGCGAGGGTTGAGGCTGTATTTGGCTCTTGGTACCGCAAGGGAGACATCGTAATGCCTAGTTTAAAATATAGGAAACGTGATCTTTTTACGAAAGGGCTTACTGCTTCGATCAACGCAAATCTCAATCTAGGCCATGAGCAAAACATTGATACAGTGAACGTGAGATACGAGTGGTACGGCGTACCCATATATCGATCGGGCGTGGGGAGCGAAAATAGCCGTACATTATACAGGTTCAGTAACAACATTGGAGTTGCAAATGCGATGTTCAGCTATGACATCAACGAACATCATTCCTTGGTTCTAAATAATGTTTACAGCACCTTCAACAGACGGGGTTCGGATGAACTTTACCCAGAAAATGAGGCATATGAGCGCCCACGGAAATCGAGCAAGAATGTTACTGGCATTGATTACCGATACAATCACAATGGAAAATGGAGCGTCACTGCATTTTTCAAGAACTATTTCCAAAATCTACAATTCGCCTCTAGCTACAATCCTTCAGGAAATTGGGGTGATGTGGCCTATGTAAACAACCAGACAAACTATAACAAAATAGGCTATGGTGCAGCTGGAACCTACTTCTTATCGAGCAATCTTCAAGTTAAGGGTTCTTACGAAAACGCAAAAAGACTACCCGAAGCAGACGAAGTTTTTGGCGATGAAATAGTTCGATCAAGCAATCTTGAGCTCAAGCCAGAGACAAGTTATAACTATAACCTTGGAACGTCCTACATATTCTCTATTCAACGTGATCATCAATTTGCAATCGATGCCGGTTTGTTTTACAGAGACTCTAAAGACTTTATACGTGAAAAATTAGCACCAAATGAGGTTAAAACAGTATTGGAAAATCGCGCTAGCGTAACAAATCTGGGAATGGATACGGAGATTCGCTATTCTTATAAACGGATCTTCACGGCTGGTGCAAACCTATCCTACCACAACCTCCGAAACAACACAAAATATGAAGGCGAAAATTCCAATGTCAGTCCAACATACAGGGATCGCATTCCGAACAATCCCTACCTATACGGTAATGCGGACGCAACGTTATTCTTACATGATGTTGGCCGAAAAAACAACAACCTAAGCATCGGTTATAACCTACTCTATGTGGGCAAAGTATATCTGTTTTGGCCGAGCCAAGGTACAGCATCTACCAAACGTAATATCCCAAAACAGCTCATTCATGACATTAACGTGGTATATACCCTTGCAAATGGTAAATACAATGTCGGTGTGGAATGTAAAAATCTTACCGACGCCCTAGCCTACGACAACTTCAGTTTGCCAAAACCTTCAAGAGGTGTGTTTGTCAAACTACGTTATTTTCTATCAAGTCATTAA
- the ruvA gene encoding Holliday junction branch migration protein RuvA, which produces MYDYFSGKLVFKAPTHVILDVAGIGYHIHISLTTYSQIKDQENCKLFVSFQVREDAHTLYGFATEGERQLFNHLISVSGIGPNTGRMMLSSISPEEIQSAIVNGQVQIIQKIKGIGPKSAQRVILELQDKLKKQGPDALMPLPVASLSIPEEALTALVMLGFAKPQAEKVLNSLIAIDASLSVEALIKAALKRL; this is translated from the coding sequence ATGTACGATTATTTTAGTGGAAAGCTCGTTTTTAAAGCACCAACCCATGTCATTTTGGATGTCGCGGGGATTGGCTACCATATCCATATTTCCTTGACCACCTATTCGCAAATCAAGGATCAGGAAAACTGCAAACTCTTTGTTTCCTTTCAAGTCAGAGAAGATGCGCACACCCTTTATGGTTTTGCGACCGAAGGTGAACGACAGTTGTTCAACCACCTCATATCGGTATCAGGCATCGGCCCCAATACAGGCCGCATGATGCTTTCTTCGATCTCACCGGAAGAAATACAGTCGGCTATTGTGAACGGACAGGTGCAGATTATACAAAAAATAAAAGGTATAGGCCCGAAGTCGGCACAACGCGTTATCCTCGAACTACAAGACAAGCTGAAAAAACAAGGTCCCGACGCATTAATGCCATTGCCAGTCGCTAGCCTTTCTATTCCGGAGGAAGCACTTACAGCATTAGTGATGTTAGGCTTCGCTAAACCACAGGCCGAAAAAGTATTGAACAGCTTAATAGCTATCGATGCGAGCCTAAGCGTAGAAGCCTTGATTAAAGCCGCGCTAAAACGTTTATAG
- a CDS encoding DUF4374 domain-containing protein, giving the protein MIKNFKSLALLSATAITTMVACSDSNTPTPEPETPGEGTNVKYVIAAHPTSAEAGTADYLLTADDLTKGSITTRGNGIEQDGSYRYYVASKNKFFSMLYGQGNPGAVTSYFLNGLGELTKYSNFVTETVQVFAPVKDELVLIKVPRSGNENALLYRINADNPQITSEKELNIVKLAGNGERAHFTWATQFGDKVLAPYMSIKGCCGDTFGTAYPDSTWVAVLSYPDLTLEKVIKDNRTSYLGGYFKNGLLVDENGDAYGFSGASVAIGGNVVSKNPSAIVKIKKGTTEFDKDYFFNFEAKTNGYKINSARYIGKGKFLVQTYSAPKAITGINFCIVDVYTQTVSWVTGLPEKIASTTSSNYGALSEDGNKAFVGLTLESGDSYVYIFDATTHTAVQGLKVDNGTITGIHKLTY; this is encoded by the coding sequence ATGATCAAAAATTTCAAAAGCTTAGCCCTATTGTCAGCAACAGCGATAACCACAATGGTTGCCTGTTCCGATAGCAACACACCTACGCCAGAACCTGAAACGCCAGGTGAAGGCACCAATGTTAAATACGTTATTGCTGCTCATCCCACCAGCGCCGAAGCCGGCACGGCAGACTATTTATTGACAGCCGATGACCTCACCAAAGGAAGCATCACAACGAGAGGAAACGGTATTGAGCAAGACGGCAGTTACCGTTACTACGTGGCTAGCAAGAACAAATTCTTCAGTATGCTATACGGACAAGGAAACCCTGGAGCGGTAACATCTTACTTTTTAAATGGATTGGGTGAACTAACAAAATATTCTAATTTCGTCACCGAAACTGTTCAGGTATTTGCGCCCGTAAAAGATGAATTGGTGTTGATCAAAGTCCCTCGGTCGGGAAATGAAAATGCATTGTTATACCGTATTAATGCGGACAATCCACAAATTACTTCTGAAAAGGAATTAAACATCGTTAAACTAGCTGGTAACGGTGAGCGTGCGCACTTTACTTGGGCCACACAATTTGGTGATAAAGTATTAGCGCCATACATGAGTATTAAAGGTTGTTGTGGTGACACATTCGGAACAGCTTATCCGGACAGTACATGGGTAGCCGTTTTATCTTATCCTGATCTAACGCTAGAAAAAGTAATTAAAGATAACCGGACAAGCTACTTGGGAGGCTACTTTAAAAATGGTCTACTTGTTGACGAAAACGGTGATGCCTACGGCTTCTCTGGAGCATCTGTTGCTATAGGAGGAAATGTCGTATCCAAAAACCCTTCCGCTATAGTAAAAATCAAAAAAGGAACGACCGAGTTTGACAAAGATTACTTCTTTAACTTTGAAGCGAAAACAAATGGCTACAAAATCAACTCTGCGCGCTACATCGGAAAAGGTAAGTTCTTAGTTCAAACATACAGCGCTCCGAAGGCAATTACCGGCATAAATTTCTGCATTGTTGATGTCTACACACAAACTGTATCTTGGGTTACCGGATTACCAGAAAAGATTGCTAGCACGACTTCAAGTAACTACGGCGCACTTTCTGAAGATGGAAATAAAGCCTTCGTGGGCTTAACGTTGGAATCTGGTGATAGTTATGTATACATATTCGATGCCACAACACATACAGCAGTACAAGGGCTAAAAGTTGATAATGGTACAATCACAGGTATCCATAAATTAACTTACTAA
- a CDS encoding aminopeptidase P family protein, with protein MAHKERLTAIRTEMNARGIAAYIIPSSDPHISEYLPERYKGIAWASGFTGSAGTLAITQDFAGLWTDSRYFVQANDQLDGTGFELVKLKVQGAAEYAFWLAEVLPAGSKVAFDGQSASLAVARAVEEAMGAVDIVVDGHVDLLEAVWLDRPALPNGPAYLLDERTTGESTVSKIERVKGKLRDKRATAHVISSLDDLAWLLNIRGTDVKCNPVVLGFFLIEETRNTLFIDTAKLHQDEQGRLAEAGIILKPYEDVFAAVRSLDAQRILLDPKRTCFAMYDSVPNGVKIVEDINPSTHLKAVKNEVEIAHTREAMLKDGVAMTRFFKWLEEHVSHGNLTEISIAEKLQEFRAEGKDFVDISFDTIAGYLEHGALPHYKATEESNATLRAEGLLLVDSGGQYKDGTTDITRVVSLGEATAEEKADYTIVLKGTIEGSQAVFPKGTRGYQIDAITRRPIWETGRNYGHGTGHGVGFFLNVHEGPHTFNPSNVDIPVEEGMITSIEPGLYREGSYGIRIENLVLSKVLESNQFGTFMHFETLTLCYIATDLVDTSLLEKRHLDWLNAYNAWVFEQLAPRLTAEEASWLKEKTKAVY; from the coding sequence ATGGCACATAAAGAACGCTTAACGGCAATTCGGACAGAAATGAATGCTCGTGGTATTGCCGCCTATATTATTCCTTCTTCGGATCCACACATCAGTGAATACTTACCCGAGCGCTACAAGGGTATCGCATGGGCTTCCGGTTTTACCGGATCGGCGGGTACTTTGGCTATCACGCAGGACTTTGCAGGCCTGTGGACGGACTCGCGTTACTTTGTACAGGCCAACGATCAGTTGGATGGCACGGGCTTTGAATTGGTAAAGCTGAAGGTGCAGGGAGCCGCTGAGTATGCGTTTTGGTTGGCGGAGGTGTTGCCAGCAGGTAGCAAAGTTGCCTTCGATGGACAATCTGCATCTCTGGCCGTGGCGAGAGCCGTGGAAGAAGCAATGGGCGCCGTGGATATTGTTGTCGATGGACATGTAGACCTGTTGGAGGCTGTTTGGTTAGACCGACCTGCCTTGCCCAACGGACCAGCTTATCTGTTGGACGAGCGGACCACGGGCGAATCCACGGTAAGCAAAATCGAACGGGTGAAGGGAAAACTCCGGGATAAGCGTGCGACGGCGCATGTGATTTCATCGTTAGATGACCTCGCTTGGCTGCTAAACATTCGCGGAACGGATGTAAAATGTAACCCGGTGGTATTGGGCTTTTTCTTAATCGAAGAAACACGAAATACGCTCTTTATTGATACGGCGAAGCTCCATCAAGATGAGCAAGGGCGGTTGGCCGAGGCTGGAATCATACTGAAGCCCTATGAAGACGTATTCGCAGCGGTAAGATCACTAGATGCGCAGCGTATCCTCCTAGACCCAAAGCGTACTTGCTTTGCCATGTACGATAGTGTGCCGAACGGAGTTAAGATTGTGGAAGATATCAATCCGTCCACGCACCTCAAGGCGGTGAAAAATGAGGTGGAAATTGCCCACACGCGGGAGGCCATGTTGAAAGACGGGGTCGCGATGACACGTTTTTTCAAATGGCTGGAAGAGCATGTTTCACATGGAAATCTAACGGAGATTTCCATTGCGGAAAAGCTGCAAGAGTTCCGTGCCGAAGGAAAGGATTTTGTCGATATCTCTTTTGATACCATTGCCGGCTATTTGGAACATGGTGCCTTGCCGCACTACAAGGCTACGGAGGAGAGTAACGCAACTCTAAGAGCAGAAGGGCTTCTTTTGGTCGATTCAGGGGGGCAATATAAAGACGGAACGACGGACATTACGCGAGTGGTTTCCCTTGGTGAAGCTACGGCAGAAGAAAAAGCGGATTATACAATTGTGCTTAAAGGAACCATTGAAGGCTCACAAGCGGTTTTTCCTAAGGGCACGCGTGGCTACCAAATTGATGCCATAACGAGACGTCCAATTTGGGAAACAGGCCGTAACTATGGACATGGTACAGGACATGGTGTTGGCTTTTTCCTGAATGTGCACGAAGGGCCTCATACCTTCAACCCTTCCAATGTCGATATACCAGTTGAAGAAGGGATGATTACCTCCATAGAACCGGGGCTTTATCGGGAAGGATCCTACGGCATCCGTATCGAAAATTTAGTGTTAAGCAAGGTGTTGGAGTCGAATCAATTTGGGACGTTCATGCATTTTGAAACCTTGACACTATGCTATATTGCTACCGACTTGGTCGATACGTCCCTATTGGAAAAACGACACTTGGATTGGCTTAATGCATACAATGCTTGGGTGTTTGAGCAACTTGCACCACGGCTGACGGCTGAAGAAGCCTCGTGGCTTAAGGAGAAGACAAAGGCGGTTTACTAG
- the dacB gene encoding D-alanyl-D-alanine carboxypeptidase/D-alanyl-D-alanine endopeptidase, with protein MIKNILPTLLLCIGLCCNTGLRGQATKEKISAAYQTFANSGKLTNGVASFTVLDGKTGETVFSNNPVMGLPTASTLKVITSITALDILGPAYTYKTQLRYTGDIDSLGVLHGDIIVRGSGDPTLGSDRYAQANSETLLNKWIYTIKNAGIKQIHGRIIGDDLHFNGNDVPGGWNWTDIGNYYGAGISGLNWRENKLSLQFSPAGVGQPASLRNNNIGMPQLQFINEVTTGGNGSGDNVYAYSAPYSDIIYLRGTYGRDLKKVIEISMPDPALYLAEELRLSLNNQGVMVDSVATSSKRLLNQGERLSADSKTLDEHTSPSLKDIIHWFNQKSINLYGEALLKSFGLLSGNKAETEQAAKLLAKYWEQKLKIPIGELNIKDGSGLSPQNRVTSMAMAKIMHYAKSRPWFSEFQKSLPTINNMSMKSGTIGGVLGYTGYQSSASGNSFTFSLLLNNYSGSTASMRQDMFKLLDNLK; from the coding sequence ATGATCAAAAATATACTTCCCACCTTACTACTGTGTATCGGTTTATGCTGCAATACCGGACTGCGAGGGCAAGCTACAAAAGAAAAAATAAGTGCGGCTTATCAAACATTTGCAAACAGCGGAAAGCTTACAAATGGCGTCGCTTCCTTCACAGTGTTGGATGGCAAAACGGGCGAAACTGTTTTCTCCAACAATCCTGTCATGGGTTTGCCCACGGCATCCACGCTAAAAGTCATCACCTCTATCACAGCACTAGACATCCTAGGACCGGCATACACCTATAAAACACAATTACGTTACACTGGCGATATCGATAGCTTAGGCGTGCTCCACGGCGACATCATTGTCCGCGGCAGTGGCGACCCAACTCTGGGAAGTGATCGTTATGCGCAGGCCAATAGCGAAACGTTGCTCAACAAATGGATCTACACCATCAAAAACGCCGGCATTAAGCAAATCCATGGACGTATTATCGGAGACGATCTACACTTTAATGGAAATGATGTACCGGGAGGATGGAATTGGACGGATATCGGAAATTACTATGGTGCCGGCATATCCGGCCTGAATTGGCGAGAGAACAAACTAAGCCTACAGTTTTCACCGGCAGGGGTGGGTCAGCCAGCAAGCCTTCGAAATAACAATATCGGGATGCCACAACTACAGTTTATCAATGAAGTCACCACGGGGGGGAATGGCTCGGGCGACAATGTTTATGCTTATTCCGCCCCATACAGCGACATTATCTATCTACGCGGAACCTATGGTAGAGACTTGAAGAAAGTAATCGAAATATCTATGCCCGACCCGGCACTTTACCTTGCGGAGGAACTCCGCCTTTCCCTAAACAACCAAGGCGTAATGGTTGATAGCGTTGCGACGAGCAGTAAGCGTCTTTTAAACCAAGGCGAGCGCCTATCGGCGGATAGCAAAACGTTAGACGAGCATACTTCTCCGTCCTTGAAAGATATTATTCACTGGTTTAATCAAAAAAGCATCAACCTCTATGGCGAAGCATTGCTGAAGAGCTTTGGTTTGTTGAGCGGCAACAAAGCCGAAACAGAACAGGCCGCTAAATTGCTTGCTAAATATTGGGAGCAGAAGCTAAAAATCCCAATCGGTGAGCTGAACATCAAAGATGGCTCTGGCCTATCCCCACAAAACAGGGTTACGAGCATGGCGATGGCTAAGATCATGCATTACGCCAAGAGTCGCCCTTGGTTTAGCGAATTTCAGAAAAGCCTGCCGACAATCAACAACATGAGCATGAAAAGCGGCACTATAGGTGGTGTGCTAGGCTACACGGGCTACCAAAGCAGTGCCTCGGGAAATAGTTTTACCTTCTCCCTGCTATTGAATAACTATAGTGGCAGCACCGCATCCATGAGGCAAGATATGTTTAAGCTATTGGATAATTTGAAATAA